Proteins co-encoded in one Nicotiana sylvestris chromosome 7, ASM39365v2, whole genome shotgun sequence genomic window:
- the LOC138873108 gene encoding uncharacterized protein gives MEKGVAKSSPTLLSLSEETEVMVVWSEEFAGEEESVEKKEEVSLEKLLRGCYNPKKKKSSGVKISGTARVNKKIKAASSILARTPPTRGRATRSQKKQSEAELEKALKESKRKVAAKGKKEVVEPVEAVEIEEMDLVLRDEEEAEEVEVVTPKAKKIKTSKKKSPSKTKSAEPSTLAKRTRSALKSRKVKVVEEEKSEEEEESDAEKDKMVKFGKRTILKGRLHRDLEEDDAIGKVTTAGLEGHGPSDGWKACQN, from the exons ATGGAAAAAGGAGTGGCTAAATCTTCACCCACTCTTCTTAGTTTGAGTGAAGAAACGGAAGTTATGGTAGTATGGAGTGAGGAATTTGCTGGAGAAGAAGAAAGTGTAGAGAAAAAGGAGGAAGTGAGTCTAGAAAAGCTATTGAGGGGTTG CTATAacccaaaaaagaagaagagttcaggTGTTAAAATATCTGGAACTGCTAGGGTAAACAAGAAGATAAAGGCTGCCTCTTCTATCCTTGCAAGGACTCCTCCAACAAGAGGAAGAGCTACAAGGAGTCAGAAGAAGCAGAGTGAGGCTGAACTTGAGAAGGCCTtgaaagaaagtaaaagaaaagttgCTGCAAAGGGAAAGAAAGAGGTGGTTGAGCCTGTTGAGGCAGTTGAAATTGAGGAGATGGACCTAGTCCTTCGTGATGAAGAGGAGGCAGAAGAGGTGGAGGTTGTGACTCCAAAAGCAAAGAAAATCAAAACTTCCAAAAAGAAGTCTCCTTCGAAGACAAAGTCAGCAGAACCTTCTACCTTGGCAAAAAGAACTAGGTCTGCCTTAAAGTCGAGAAAAGTGAAAGTAGTTGAGGAAGAAaagagtgaagaagaagaagaatctgATGCAGAGAAGGACAAGATGGTTAAGTTTGGAAAAAGAACCATCTTGAAAGGAAGACTCCACAGGGACTTGGAGGAGGATGATGCTATTGGAAAAGTTACAACTGCAgggttggaaggacatggtccttcagatggatggaaaGCTTGCCAGAACTGA
- the LOC138873109 gene encoding uncharacterized protein, which yields MKFEKPELVKLHLYRKGFIENYFVWTNNGEIDGSRGIFHNMVVGESSRSVENTNRDSRIHDIVTDAFGMHFGGERNENVEQTPNDDVKRLYEQLEEASRPLRKGSPHSELFVAVRLLSIKSYWNISQAAMDSFIDLMNELVDPNITLPGNFYKNISFQAITFLSLKDYELRKNVKSLLSKQFRSNSEAESSLRSNNSKNSYKFCEKPRFKKNSRGNMVVIKAMHYLPLIPRLKRLYASMSSSPHMRWHFENRRPPSLMCHPSDGEAWKHFDRTYPDFASEPRNIQLGLCVAGFMPFSISATPYSCWPIFLTPYNLPPELCMTSPYIFLNYIILNPRNPKSLIDVYLQPLIDDLKQLWCDGVETYDISTKKNLNLRANLMWTINDFPAYGMLSGWMTAGKLACPYFMENSKAFTLKHGRKQLWFDCHCQFLPHDHEFRRIKNALKKNKIEYDSPPPILSGDKILERVQNFSKVTEAPPYKFPGYGVTHNWIK from the exons ATGAAGTTTGAAAAACCGGAGTTAGTTAAGCTTCATCTTTATAGGAAGGGGTTTATAGAGAATTATTTTGTGTGGACTAATAATGGAGAGATCGATGGTAGCCGTGGtatatttcataacatggttgttggtgaaagtagtaggtcggtgGAGAATACAAATCGTGATTCTAGAATTCATGATATAGTTACGGATGCTTTTGGGATGCACTTCGGGGGTGAGCgcaatgaaaatgttgaacaaactcctaatgatgacgTAAAACGTTTAtatgaacagttagaggaagctagtcgtccactacgtAAAGGAAGTCCACACTCTGAGCTGTttgttgcagttagattactaagtataaAATCTtattggaatatttctcaagcagccatggactctttcattgaccttatgaaTGAACTAGTTGACCCTAATATCACGTTACCTGGTAATTTCTATAAG AATATTTCGTTCCAAGCAATTACCTTTCTTAGTTTGAAAGATTATGAGCTAAGGAAAAACGTTAAGAGTCTTCTTTCCAAGCAATTTCGTTCAAATTCAGAAGCAGAATCTTCCCTTCGATCAAATAATTCAaagaacag TTATAAATTTTGCGAAAAGCCTCGTTTCAAGAAGAATTCTAGGGGAAATATGGTCGTTATCAAGGCaatgcattatttacctcttatacctaggttaaagaggttatatgcATCGATGAGTTCTAGTCCTCACATGAGAtggcactttgaaaatagaagaccacctagtcttatgtgtcatccttcagatggagaagcttggaagcactttgataggacatatccagattttgctagtgaaccaaggaacattcaGTTAGGCCTGTGTGTGGCTGGCTTCATGCCTTTTTCTATATCTGCGACACCATATTCATGTTGGCCTatctttcttacaccttataatctaccacccgagttgtgcatgactagtccatatatattcttaaattatATTATCCTCAATCCACGTAATCCGAAAAGTTTGAttgatgtatatttgcaacctttgattgatgatCTAAAACAATTATGGTGtgatggtgttgaaacatatgacatatcaaccaagaAGAATCTCaatttgcgtgctaatttaatgtggactATTAACGATTTTCCTGcgtatggaatgttgtctgggtggatgactgctgggaagctagcttgtccttacttcatggaaaatagtaaagcgttcactttgaaacatggccgaaAGCAATTATGGTTTGATTGTCATTGTCAATTCTTGCCTCAtgatcatgagtttagaaggattaaaaatgcattgaaaaagaataaaatagaatatgattctccacctccgatactttcaGGTGATAAAATTTTggagagggtccagaacttcagtaaagttactgaagcTCCACCTTATAAATTCCCCGGATacggtgttactcataattggattaaatag